In Alkalispirochaeta americana, one DNA window encodes the following:
- a CDS encoding cyclic nucleotide-binding domain-containing protein: MKEIRVKKDTLLPQLKKARLFRHLPDEAIEKLIECSRFVEYDPQEILIREHAVEQDVYVILSGACSVMVHQEGGDAYVATLGAGQVVGEAAIFSNMPRIATVLAQDTVRLMCFERTAFLKVLQDDPRSGMKVLFMIVHNLMMKLREVNLELAFERRDDGGQAEVDQLIESLIPAAGAVGLTPQQ; encoded by the coding sequence ATGAAAGAAATACGCGTAAAAAAAGATACTCTCTTGCCCCAGCTGAAAAAGGCTCGCCTCTTCCGGCACCTTCCCGATGAGGCAATAGAAAAATTGATAGAGTGCTCCCGCTTTGTGGAATACGATCCACAGGAGATTCTGATCCGTGAGCACGCCGTGGAGCAGGATGTCTATGTGATTCTCTCCGGTGCCTGTTCGGTTATGGTTCATCAGGAGGGAGGTGACGCCTACGTAGCTACCCTTGGGGCGGGGCAGGTCGTGGGGGAGGCTGCTATTTTCTCCAACATGCCCCGCATCGCCACTGTACTGGCTCAGGATACGGTGCGACTTATGTGCTTTGAACGCACGGCCTTTCTGAAGGTCCTCCAGGATGATCCCCGTTCCGGCATGAAGGTTCTCTTCATGATCGTTCATAATCTGATGATGAAACTTCGCGAGGTCAATCTGGAGCTGGCCTTTGAACGCCGCGACGACGGCGGGCAAGCCGAGGTGGACCAGCTGATCGAGTCGCTTATTCCTGCTGCCGGCGCGGTTGGATTGACGCCACAGCAATAG
- a CDS encoding helix-turn-helix transcriptional regulator — protein MPLLVVVALMGAFQGLLLLLLVGVRYRSRENLPFGIFLLGFSLRLGTIPAWTPATLLEHPWVFAIVGPVPLLYGFLVWWYVRELILPEGEGVPGRWWLHGLPWFLETLLLTGFLVSLSPGEYQEFVARLFSPQVPLWMPLRHAGKILLGGVYGILSVRLVFFQTGRDRASSEKMSPVMRRRIVWARCVVVAPILSMGAFLITAFVFPGESSAGQNLASPFIIPAAVMMGSVYGFSLFLLIAPDVLSLTGAKERTGRAPRDGACPDQDDAREIGEKLREVLEQGIYRDTSLTLDRLARCLNVQPRILSAVIHERYSENYTQLIHRYRLNEFIARVQEGGLQGRTILSLAIESGFPSKSTFNRVFKERFGTSPSVYLSESERHRTGL, from the coding sequence ATGCCGCTTCTTGTCGTGGTTGCTCTCATGGGCGCTTTTCAGGGATTGTTACTGCTTCTTCTGGTGGGGGTCCGCTACCGAAGCAGAGAAAACCTCCCCTTCGGGATATTCCTTTTGGGGTTTTCCCTGCGCCTGGGGACCATTCCGGCCTGGACACCTGCAACTCTTCTGGAACACCCCTGGGTTTTTGCGATAGTTGGTCCCGTGCCACTTCTCTACGGGTTTCTTGTCTGGTGGTACGTGCGCGAGCTGATTCTTCCTGAGGGGGAGGGCGTGCCCGGACGCTGGTGGCTTCATGGGTTGCCCTGGTTTCTGGAGACCCTCCTCCTCACGGGATTCCTTGTTTCTCTGTCCCCTGGCGAGTACCAGGAGTTTGTTGCCAGGCTTTTTTCGCCCCAGGTGCCTCTTTGGATGCCCCTGCGGCATGCGGGAAAGATTCTTCTGGGGGGGGTCTACGGAATCCTTTCGGTGCGACTTGTCTTTTTTCAGACTGGCCGTGACAGAGCGTCCAGCGAGAAAATGTCTCCGGTCATGAGACGGAGAATCGTCTGGGCTCGTTGCGTCGTGGTGGCCCCGATCCTCTCGATGGGAGCCTTCCTGATCACGGCCTTTGTGTTTCCAGGAGAATCAAGTGCAGGACAAAATCTGGCTTCTCCCTTTATTATTCCCGCCGCAGTAATGATGGGTTCTGTCTATGGGTTTTCACTCTTTCTTTTGATCGCTCCCGATGTTCTTTCTTTGACTGGGGCCAAAGAAAGAACCGGACGGGCGCCACGTGACGGGGCCTGTCCCGACCAGGATGATGCGAGGGAGATCGGGGAAAAACTTCGGGAGGTGCTGGAGCAGGGGATATACCGGGATACGTCTCTTACTCTGGACAGGCTTGCCCGGTGCCTGAATGTGCAACCCAGGATTTTGTCTGCGGTCATTCATGAGAGGTACTCCGAAAACTACACGCAACTCATCCATCGGTATCGTCTGAACGAGTTTATTGCCCGAGTCCAGGAGGGTGGCCTCCAGGGGCGCACCATTCTCTCTCTGGCTATCGAATCGGGGTTTCCCTCAAAGAGTACTTTCAACCGGGTCTTCAAAGAGCGTTTTGGTACATCTCCCTCGGTTTATCTTTCGGAAAGTGAGCGTCACCGCACGGGACTGTAG
- a CDS encoding MFS transporter — MSTKILSRGTRPYQGYRIVAASFVVQGTIVGAIFTYGLFLEALQSDLGWSRAVISAGSSLASLMMGICAMIFGGLTDKIGPRRILALASVAISLGFVLMSRVTAPWQLLVVYPICIGLAFGSHDVVTLSTVSRWFERRRGIMSAIVKTGTGVGQVIGPAAVAILITTFGWRTAYLWIAAVTGPLVFCASRLLHRSPEDSGVPHGDRLLQNQNTHSTLHEPAPIEGIPALMKNPQFRRVCIAQAAVFFCTPVIIVHIVPYAIDMGIERTLAAGILSVIGAISIAGRLVMGTIIDRLGGKRALLYCYAVLATAFVFLQFTSTAPRLYLFALIYGFGHGGLFTCVSPLIAELFGTRSHGQLYGTTVFAGTLAGSLGPTVAGGIFDLLGTYRPAFLLLIFLVAMAAIAVASIQPRRQQE, encoded by the coding sequence ATGTCAACTAAAATACTCTCTCGGGGCACCAGGCCTTACCAGGGCTACCGGATTGTTGCCGCCAGTTTTGTCGTTCAGGGAACCATCGTAGGGGCAATCTTTACCTACGGCCTCTTCCTGGAAGCGCTCCAAAGCGATCTGGGCTGGTCCCGGGCAGTTATCTCCGCCGGGTCATCTCTGGCTTCTCTCATGATGGGAATATGCGCGATGATCTTCGGCGGGCTCACCGACAAGATCGGGCCTCGCCGCATCCTCGCGCTTGCCAGCGTCGCAATTTCCCTGGGATTTGTCCTCATGTCACGGGTCACGGCTCCCTGGCAATTACTCGTGGTCTACCCCATTTGCATTGGCCTGGCCTTTGGCAGCCATGATGTGGTCACCCTTTCCACCGTCTCCCGGTGGTTCGAGCGGCGCCGGGGAATCATGTCAGCCATCGTGAAAACCGGGACCGGAGTTGGCCAGGTAATCGGCCCGGCCGCCGTGGCAATCCTGATTACAACCTTCGGGTGGCGCACCGCCTACCTTTGGATCGCCGCAGTAACGGGTCCGCTGGTGTTCTGTGCATCGCGCCTTCTGCACCGCTCCCCTGAGGATTCCGGTGTTCCCCATGGGGATAGGTTGCTCCAGAACCAAAACACCCACAGCACCCTCCATGAGCCTGCTCCCATCGAAGGAATCCCGGCGCTCATGAAAAACCCCCAGTTCCGGAGAGTCTGTATTGCACAAGCAGCGGTGTTCTTCTGCACCCCCGTAATTATTGTTCACATAGTACCGTACGCCATCGACATGGGGATCGAGAGAACCCTGGCAGCGGGAATACTTTCTGTTATCGGGGCTATCAGCATCGCCGGGCGCCTCGTTATGGGAACAATCATCGACCGACTGGGTGGGAAACGGGCGCTATTGTATTGCTACGCCGTCCTGGCCACAGCTTTCGTGTTTCTTCAGTTTACCTCCACAGCTCCCAGGCTTTATCTTTTTGCCTTGATCTACGGGTTCGGCCACGGAGGGCTCTTCACCTGCGTCTCTCCCCTGATTGCAGAGCTCTTCGGCACGCGATCCCACGGTCAGCTCTATGGCACCACGGTCTTTGCGGGAACCCTGGCGGGATCCCTGGGACCAACCGTGGCAGGAGGGATCTTTGATCTGCTGGGAACCTATCGCCCGGCTTTTCTGTTGCTGATCTTTCTGGTGGCCATGGCAGCTATTGCTGTGGCGTCAATCCAACCGCGCCGGCAGCAGGAATAA
- a CDS encoding OmpA family protein, with protein MANRTQFAYGLADSLEFMARVVAVNYRDDDFYLGTIAALEGRVTGQRPEKPEVMAYGGFIYHRDDLRWKPYQGNVPNVASVISPYGDPGWDLYCGVSGQQNLSVFHQERLVMGTISYARTLGRDHFPDTEGYKNRIFLNVAPVLWHRSFGQGRVTWVVQNRATLWMERGYMVEVLPQVVIDAPGNGVAFHAGLGLPAVGGGVYRFLAGFRVKVPPVRVSQEQAFITVTDLFFPPNQAVLLGPENERSGENRKILRRLYRDLRQYPGYTVLIEGHTSFVHWDDPLRGPLEQQQVLLPLSQARADAVRDALVDLGIDRARMQTVGKGAQEPVVPFGDSREQWKNRRVELILSPPDGSHSEGRSQ; from the coding sequence GTGGCCAACAGAACCCAGTTTGCTTATGGGCTGGCAGACAGCCTGGAGTTTATGGCACGGGTTGTGGCTGTGAACTACCGGGATGATGACTTTTATCTGGGCACCATAGCTGCTCTGGAAGGACGGGTCACGGGTCAACGTCCAGAGAAGCCGGAAGTGATGGCTTATGGAGGATTCATTTATCACAGGGATGATCTGCGGTGGAAACCCTATCAGGGAAACGTGCCCAATGTGGCCAGTGTGATCTCTCCTTACGGTGATCCGGGGTGGGACCTCTACTGCGGTGTCAGCGGCCAGCAGAACCTCTCTGTGTTCCACCAGGAGCGGCTTGTTATGGGAACAATTTCCTACGCGCGCACCCTTGGGCGGGACCATTTTCCTGACACCGAGGGATACAAAAACCGGATCTTTCTGAACGTCGCGCCGGTGCTGTGGCATCGGTCCTTTGGGCAGGGGCGTGTTACCTGGGTTGTTCAGAATCGGGCAACTCTCTGGATGGAGCGTGGGTATATGGTCGAAGTTCTTCCCCAGGTGGTAATAGATGCTCCTGGCAATGGGGTGGCGTTTCACGCCGGACTGGGACTTCCTGCTGTGGGAGGCGGCGTCTACCGCTTTCTGGCGGGTTTTCGTGTGAAGGTCCCTCCCGTGAGAGTATCGCAGGAGCAGGCCTTTATCACCGTGACGGATCTTTTTTTTCCGCCAAATCAGGCGGTGTTGCTGGGGCCGGAAAACGAACGGTCCGGGGAAAACAGGAAGATCCTGCGCCGGCTCTACCGGGATCTTCGGCAGTACCCGGGTTACACCGTGCTGATAGAGGGGCACACCAGTTTTGTTCACTGGGATGATCCCCTCCGAGGTCCTCTGGAACAGCAACAGGTCTTGCTTCCCCTTTCCCAGGCACGGGCTGATGCGGTACGGGATGCTCTCGTGGATTTGGGAATTGATCGGGCCAGAATGCAGACGGTTGGAAAAGGGGCACAGGAACCTGTGGTGCCTTTCGGGGACTCCCGGGAGCAATGGAAGAACAGAAGGGTGGAACTCATTCTGTCTCCTCCTGACGGTTCTCACTCCGAAGGGAGGTCTCAATGA